From one Pontibacillus sp. HMF3514 genomic stretch:
- a CDS encoding MazG nucleotide pyrophosphohydrolase domain-containing protein: MKKEIYNFLWNSLVRKIKLKVRTHMKQLTFHELQSYLELKYKEGRTSSALFMKLVEEIGEVAEVLNQLEGRKETSGDSSLEKELVDVIHYAVAIASKNDINLTKAIIKKDKQAAIKYNQSPNLEEFLVVQNKKH, encoded by the coding sequence ATGAAAAAGGAAATATACAACTTTTTGTGGAATAGTTTAGTAAGAAAAATAAAATTAAAAGTGAGGACTCATATGAAGCAATTAACATTCCATGAGTTACAGAGCTATCTGGAACTAAAATATAAAGAAGGACGTACTTCATCTGCATTGTTTATGAAACTAGTAGAAGAAATTGGGGAGGTAGCAGAAGTACTAAACCAGTTAGAAGGTCGGAAGGAAACTTCAGGGGATAGTTCTTTAGAAAAAGAGTTAGTTGATGTTATACATTACGCAGTGGCCATTGCGAGCAAAAATGATATTAATTTAACAAAAGCAATTATTAAAAAGGATAAGCAAGCTGCAATAAAATATAATCAATCTCCAAATTTAGAAGAATTTTTAGTAGTGCAAAATAAAAAGCATTAA
- a CDS encoding sodium:alanine symporter family protein, with product MEEFLGGIIDFWNGILWGYVLIAGLLGIGIYFTIASRFVQFRFLGEMVRVLAEKPAFKDGKKNISPFKSFCVGAATRIGTGNLAGVAVAITLGGPGAVFWMWIVALLGGATAFIESTLAQVYKIKDSKAYRGGPAYYIEKGLKARWLGIIFAVLIAITFGLIFNSVQSNTIALAFENAFGMNRVVMGSIITVVTGIVIFGGVHRIANLSSVIVPIMAVLYILIAMVVLVINFAELPSIIGLIVGHAFGFEQAVGGAIGAAIMNGVKRGLFSNEAGMGSAPNAAATATTTHPAKQGLIQSLGVFVDTILVCSATAFIILLAPVFRTGEVSGIELLQNSLDSHIGGWASVFISIAILLFAFSSIIGSYYYGETNIEFIKKSKTALLIFRIATMAFVFIGSISSLALVWKMADLFMALMTVINLIAIGLLGKVAFNVLKDYEMQRKEGKDPVFNPKKLGIEDTEAWDDESGKEEKAAG from the coding sequence ATGGAAGAGTTTTTAGGAGGAATTATTGATTTTTGGAATGGGATTCTATGGGGGTACGTGCTAATTGCAGGTCTACTTGGGATTGGGATTTATTTCACAATTGCCTCCCGTTTCGTTCAGTTTAGATTTTTAGGAGAAATGGTAAGAGTTTTAGCCGAGAAACCAGCATTTAAAGACGGAAAGAAAAACATATCACCATTTAAATCATTTTGTGTGGGTGCAGCTACTCGTATCGGTACTGGTAACTTAGCAGGTGTGGCAGTTGCAATTACATTAGGTGGTCCAGGTGCAGTTTTCTGGATGTGGATTGTAGCATTACTAGGTGGAGCTACAGCATTTATTGAGAGTACTTTAGCACAGGTGTACAAAATTAAAGATTCTAAAGCTTACCGTGGCGGGCCTGCGTATTATATAGAAAAAGGTCTTAAAGCTAGATGGTTAGGTATTATTTTCGCAGTGTTAATCGCAATAACATTCGGACTAATATTTAACTCCGTACAAAGTAACACAATTGCTTTAGCTTTTGAAAACGCTTTCGGAATGAACCGTGTTGTTATGGGTTCTATTATTACAGTTGTTACTGGTATAGTTATTTTCGGTGGTGTACACCGTATTGCTAACCTATCCAGTGTAATCGTACCTATAATGGCAGTACTTTATATATTAATTGCAATGGTTGTTTTAGTCATTAATTTTGCAGAATTACCTTCTATCATTGGTTTAATTGTTGGACATGCATTCGGTTTTGAACAAGCGGTTGGTGGTGCTATTGGTGCTGCGATCATGAACGGTGTAAAACGTGGGTTATTCTCTAACGAAGCTGGTATGGGTAGTGCACCTAACGCAGCTGCTACTGCAACAACAACTCACCCGGCTAAGCAAGGACTTATACAATCTTTAGGTGTATTTGTAGATACAATCTTAGTTTGTTCTGCTACAGCATTCATTATTTTACTTGCTCCTGTATTCCGAACAGGTGAAGTATCTGGTATCGAATTACTGCAAAACTCTCTTGATTCTCACATTGGTGGATGGGCTTCAGTATTTATCTCGATTGCGATTCTATTATTCGCATTCAGCTCAATTATAGGCTCTTACTACTATGGAGAAACAAACATTGAGTTCATTAAAAAAAGTAAAACCGCTTTACTTATTTTCCGAATTGCTACAATGGCGTTCGTATTTATTGGTTCAATTTCTAGCCTTGCGCTTGTTTGGAAAATGGCGGACTTGTTCATGGCTCTTATGACTGTAATCAACCTAATAGCAATTGGATTGTTAGGTAAAGTTGCCTTCAATGTACTGAAGGACTATGAAATGCAACGTAAAGAAGGAAAAGATCCAGTCTTCAACCCGAAAAAGCTTGGTATTGAAGATACAGAAGCTTGGGATGATGAAAGTGGAAAAGAAGAAAAAGCGGCAGGTTAA
- a CDS encoding NUDIX hydrolase — MEGDKKYHRAFGVYGICINEGNLLVIEKNRGPYNNRFDLPGGSLEEGESLVAALHREFKEETGASIHVKNLIGTSDFIVQWDWDPYTHVHHIAVFYHVDVVGAFDQNPFQFEGQDSIGVRWIKQNQISEETASPLVLKAMKWVYSNEFDFNVEVYNDWIIKN; from the coding sequence ATGGAAGGAGATAAAAAATATCATCGTGCCTTTGGGGTTTATGGCATATGTATAAATGAAGGGAATCTGCTCGTTATTGAGAAAAATCGTGGGCCATACAACAACCGCTTTGACCTTCCAGGTGGTAGTTTAGAGGAAGGGGAAAGTTTAGTTGCCGCACTCCATCGAGAGTTTAAAGAAGAAACAGGCGCTTCCATTCATGTGAAAAACCTCATAGGAACTAGTGATTTTATTGTCCAGTGGGATTGGGATCCCTACACACATGTTCATCACATTGCTGTTTTCTATCATGTAGATGTAGTAGGTGCATTTGATCAAAATCCTTTCCAATTTGAGGGACAAGACTCCATTGGTGTTAGGTGGATAAAGCAAAACCAGATTTCAGAAGAAACCGCTTCACCACTAGTTTTAAAGGCTATGAAATGGGTGTACTCTAATGAATTTGATTTCAATGTAGAGGTTTATAATGATTGGATTATAAAGAATTGA
- a CDS encoding ABC transporter permease subunit gives MLFIVIVGIYPIMMTNQLLVHYVDQGSMAYFLSTPYSRLQISIIQASVFLTGLLLIMICTVIAGIIGSTIFLSADHQLNISQFISVNVVGFLLFFVVGGYCYLISSWLNDEKRALGLATIVTIIFYGLDFIGKMSEQVEWLRNLSIFSLFRAGELFRATSFDFGHSFLLLIIGFVGFLLSSFIFVKRDLSL, from the coding sequence ATGTTGTTCATTGTAATCGTGGGGATTTATCCCATTATGATGACTAACCAGTTATTGGTTCATTATGTGGATCAGGGCTCTATGGCTTATTTTTTATCAACTCCTTACTCACGACTACAAATATCAATCATACAAGCAAGTGTATTTTTAACAGGACTTTTACTGATCATGATATGTACGGTCATAGCAGGTATTATAGGAAGTACAATTTTTCTATCAGCAGATCATCAACTGAATATCAGTCAGTTTATATCTGTTAATGTAGTGGGATTTTTATTGTTTTTTGTAGTAGGTGGTTATTGTTACTTAATTTCCTCTTGGTTAAATGATGAAAAGCGTGCCCTTGGATTAGCTACTATTGTTACAATCATCTTTTACGGTCTTGATTTTATAGGGAAAATGAGTGAGCAAGTTGAGTGGTTACGGAACTTATCCATTTTTTCTCTATTTCGTGCTGGTGAATTATTCCGAGCTACTAGTTTTGATTTTGGACACTCGTTTCTTTTATTAATAATTGGATTTGTAGGATTCTTGTTATCTAGTTTTATCTTTGTTAAAAGAGATTTATCTTTATAA
- a CDS encoding gamma-glutamylcyclotransferase: MNSYVFVYGTLRSGQPNAYLLKEAKLRYQNAWTYGILYSTDQYYPILIQSSTDKVYGDVYEVTSTQLGLLDELEGYHGANKANLYNRYKQCIYTAEERSDYKW, encoded by the coding sequence ATGAACTCTTATGTGTTTGTTTATGGTACGTTACGAAGTGGTCAGCCAAATGCTTATCTTCTTAAGGAAGCAAAACTTAGATATCAGAATGCTTGGACGTATGGGATTTTATATTCAACAGATCAATATTATCCTATTCTGATCCAGTCATCTACAGATAAAGTTTATGGGGATGTATATGAGGTTACGTCTACACAATTAGGGTTACTTGATGAACTAGAAGGGTATCATGGTGCTAATAAAGCCAATTTGTATAATCGATATAAACAGTGTATTTATACAGCAGAAGAGAGATCCGATTATAAATGGTGA
- a CDS encoding transcriptional regulator SplA domain-containing protein: MDNMIDPKEVRAGDEVFVIYRNPHTPTVANIKQAEIVQHPHNPEEVALFLHETYHLIEDEDALFSSEEAAQDAYNEIFTDQPFEG, encoded by the coding sequence ATGGATAATATGATTGACCCAAAAGAAGTAAGAGCTGGTGATGAGGTTTTCGTCATATATAGAAATCCACATACACCTACGGTTGCAAATATTAAACAGGCTGAAATCGTGCAGCACCCTCACAATCCAGAGGAAGTTGCTTTATTTTTACATGAAACTTACCACTTAATAGAAGATGAAGATGCCCTATTTTCTTCTGAAGAAGCTGCACAAGATGCGTATAATGAGATTTTTACAGATCAACCTTTTGAAGGGTGA
- a CDS encoding acylphosphatase → MKHVHLIIHGRVQGVGFRFSAKQKAKEFNVNGWVQNRQDGTVEVEAEGEEKQIDAFLEALKHGPSPYAKVSDIDITNFDQIKGFKTFEIK, encoded by the coding sequence ATGAAGCATGTTCATTTAATTATACATGGCCGGGTTCAAGGTGTAGGCTTCCGATTTTCTGCTAAACAGAAGGCGAAAGAATTTAACGTAAATGGTTGGGTTCAAAATAGGCAAGATGGAACCGTAGAAGTTGAGGCAGAAGGTGAAGAAAAACAAATTGATGCTTTCTTAGAAGCCTTAAAGCATGGGCCAAGCCCATATGCTAAAGTGTCAGATATAGATATAACAAATTTTGATCAAATTAAAGGTTTTAAGACCTTTGAAATCAAGTAA
- a CDS encoding SDR family oxidoreductase, giving the protein MANLQGKTAIITGASSGIGQSIAEHLAQEGANVVLAARRKERLEELAESIQKDHSVETKVVETDVTNQKDMENLVKVTKESFSSVDILVNNAGVMLLSFLKNDKVEEWEKMVDVNLKGVLFGIHSVLPTMLEQDTGHVINVSSVAGHEVFPTSSVYSATKYAVRALSMGMEKELSKTGVRVTNISPGAVSTELPEHITDEEVISMFEDRKGRVTLEADDIARSVVYAVTQPEYVNVNEVMVRPLQKKSE; this is encoded by the coding sequence ATGGCAAATTTACAAGGGAAAACCGCTATTATTACCGGAGCAAGTAGTGGTATTGGACAATCAATTGCAGAACATTTAGCTCAAGAAGGAGCGAATGTAGTCTTAGCTGCTCGAAGAAAAGAGCGTTTAGAGGAATTGGCTGAATCGATTCAAAAGGATCATTCTGTTGAAACGAAAGTCGTTGAAACGGATGTTACCAACCAAAAAGACATGGAAAACTTAGTGAAAGTAACGAAAGAAAGCTTTTCCTCAGTAGATATTCTTGTTAATAACGCAGGTGTAATGCTTCTTTCATTCCTAAAGAACGACAAAGTAGAGGAATGGGAGAAAATGGTGGATGTGAACTTGAAGGGAGTACTTTTTGGTATCCACTCTGTTCTACCAACCATGCTGGAGCAGGATACAGGTCATGTCATTAACGTATCTTCAGTTGCTGGACATGAAGTATTCCCAACAAGTTCAGTATATAGTGCCACAAAATATGCAGTACGTGCTCTATCCATGGGGATGGAAAAAGAGCTTTCTAAAACTGGTGTACGTGTAACAAACATTTCACCTGGTGCTGTTTCAACTGAATTACCTGAGCATATTACAGATGAAGAAGTAATTAGTATGTTTGAGGATCGCAAAGGTAGAGTTACTTTAGAGGCGGATGACATCGCTCGTTCTGTCGTTTATGCGGTTACACAACCTGAGTACGTGAATGTGAACGAAGTTATGGTAAGACCATTACAAAAGAAAAGCGAATAA
- the yfkAB gene encoding radical SAM/CxCxxxxC motif protein YfkAB has translation MKPITPQHDPWEAYLDVEEHGEMTLSNVEFTTTTLCNMRCAHCAVGYMLQQKDPDALPIELIIKRLDEIPHLRALSITGGEPVLSKKSVDNYVVPLLKYAHERGARTQINSNLTLPYDRYKPIIPYLDVLHISHNWGTLEEFTSTGFARMERKPSENIRESYFHRMVENSQRLTAEGVMVSAETMLNKRTFPYLETIHDHVKEMGCSRHEIHPMYPADFASHLETLSLEEMNEAINRILDHRDPNMWMLFGTLPFYPCSTNEKDLKLQKRLFQEKNVTVRNDPDGRSRLNVNIFDGEIIVTDFGDEPSLGNIQDTSLPEAYKRWKDSSLANSLNCHCPAVKCLGPNLLVKNTYYKDVDFQKREAKITR, from the coding sequence ATGAAACCAATAACTCCCCAACATGACCCTTGGGAAGCTTACTTGGATGTAGAAGAACACGGTGAAATGACCTTATCTAATGTTGAATTTACAACAACTACTTTATGTAATATGCGATGTGCCCATTGTGCAGTTGGGTATATGCTTCAGCAGAAAGATCCAGATGCTCTACCAATAGAACTTATTATTAAAAGATTGGATGAAATTCCACATTTAAGAGCCCTTAGTATTACTGGAGGAGAACCAGTTCTATCGAAAAAATCTGTTGATAATTATGTAGTACCGCTTCTTAAGTACGCACATGAGCGAGGAGCACGAACACAAATTAACTCCAATCTAACCTTACCCTATGATCGCTATAAGCCCATCATTCCTTACTTAGACGTATTACATATATCTCATAACTGGGGTACTTTAGAAGAATTCACTTCTACAGGTTTTGCAAGAATGGAACGGAAACCATCAGAGAATATTAGAGAAAGTTATTTTCATAGAATGGTGGAGAATTCACAGCGACTCACTGCTGAAGGAGTTATGGTCTCTGCTGAAACCATGTTGAATAAACGTACATTCCCATATTTAGAGACTATACATGACCATGTCAAAGAAATGGGATGTTCTCGTCATGAAATCCATCCAATGTATCCTGCCGATTTTGCAAGTCATTTAGAAACATTGTCTCTTGAGGAAATGAATGAAGCAATTAATCGAATATTAGATCACAGAGACCCAAATATGTGGATGCTTTTTGGTACGTTACCTTTTTACCCTTGTAGCACGAATGAAAAAGACCTTAAATTGCAAAAGCGCTTATTCCAAGAAAAGAATGTAACGGTACGAAATGATCCAGATGGACGCTCAAGGTTAAATGTAAATATTTTTGATGGAGAAATCATTGTTACAGACTTTGGAGATGAACCTTCTTTAGGAAATATACAAGACACTTCCTTGCCTGAAGCTTATAAACGTTGGAAAGATAGCTCCCTTGCTAATAGTTTGAATTGTCATTGTCCTGCAGTAAAATGTCTTGGGCCAAACCTTCTTGTGAAGAACACCTATTACAAAGATGTCGACTTTCAAAAACGGGAAGCTAAAATTACTCGATGA
- a CDS encoding TIGR03571 family LLM class oxidoreductase, with product MKWDQHYGYNRMIQKDKLTIGLNIPIENHGKQKPTMNHQVKRAQLAEELGFTALWFQDVLLEDPTFDDPATGQIFDSHIYLTYIGSHTTKINLGTAASVLSLRHPLRLAKEAASIENLFPERFMLGLSSGDRRRDFSALNIPILERGELFRESLAYFKKVLNSEYEDYTSSLGSLENVNLVPKPTSDIPIFITGYAQQTLDYVAAHGDGFMFYPQNLENQEALIREYQTKAKMYDPKQYKPFFQPIVMDLHENPDHEPEKIKLGYRLGRKALIEWLRQHEEIGVNHVMISLAHSTRDAEEVMKEIGEEVIPHFPPHHS from the coding sequence ATGAAATGGGACCAGCATTATGGATATAATCGGATGATACAAAAAGATAAGCTTACAATTGGATTAAACATACCTATTGAAAACCATGGAAAACAGAAGCCGACTATGAATCACCAAGTAAAACGTGCTCAATTAGCCGAAGAATTAGGCTTCACAGCGCTTTGGTTTCAGGACGTACTCCTAGAGGATCCAACGTTTGATGACCCAGCAACAGGTCAGATTTTTGATAGTCATATTTATTTAACCTATATAGGGAGTCATACGACAAAAATTAATTTAGGAACAGCTGCATCCGTTCTCTCATTAAGACATCCTTTACGTTTAGCTAAGGAAGCGGCGAGTATAGAAAACTTATTTCCTGAACGTTTTATGCTTGGGTTATCATCAGGGGATCGAAGACGTGATTTTTCAGCTTTAAATATACCGATTTTGGAACGTGGGGAACTTTTTCGTGAGTCTTTAGCATACTTCAAGAAAGTGTTAAATAGTGAGTATGAGGATTATACATCTAGTTTAGGATCACTTGAGAATGTAAACCTTGTACCGAAGCCAACTTCAGATATTCCTATATTTATTACAGGGTACGCTCAGCAAACATTAGATTATGTAGCAGCCCATGGAGATGGCTTTATGTTTTATCCACAGAATTTAGAAAATCAAGAAGCATTAATTCGTGAATATCAGACGAAGGCCAAAATGTATGACCCTAAACAATATAAGCCTTTTTTTCAGCCTATTGTAATGGATCTTCATGAGAATCCCGATCATGAACCGGAAAAAATAAAATTAGGATACCGACTTGGTAGGAAAGCTCTTATTGAATGGTTAAGACAACATGAAGAAATAGGTGTGAATCATGTGATGATTTCACTAGCGCATAGTACAAGAGATGCTGAAGAAGTTATGAAAGAAATAGGAGAAGAGGTTATTCCTCATTTTCCACCGCATCATTCATGA
- a CDS encoding M14 family metallopeptidase — MQVTVRNGDSFWYYSQLFSIRLPLILDSNPNAADRYLYIGETINIPGYVAEDYTIQSGDSFWSIAYSRNIPLDSVFLLNPMVNPNFLQVGQTIRVPLRVTWRIVNGKNNYTYESMVTDINRLVMVYPFIFQRSIGESVMGKSIPEIKVGRGNETVHVDGSFHANEWITTSIIMTFLNDYLLSLTNQTSIRGLDMLPYYNSKMLSVVPMVNPDGVNLVINGPPNEEPFQSNVFEINNGSTNFNGWKANINGVDLNNQFPAKWEIEKERKEQAPAPANYPGPEPLSEPESKAMAQLTRNSNFFRALAFHTQGEVIYWGFEGLEPPEAETIVQEFARVSGYTPIQYVDSYAGYKDWFIQEWRRPGYTVELGEGVSPLPLTQFDEIYQESLGIFLANLYL, encoded by the coding sequence TTGCAGGTAACTGTTCGAAATGGTGATTCCTTCTGGTATTACAGTCAATTATTTAGCATAAGACTCCCTCTTATATTGGATTCAAACCCAAACGCAGCCGATCGTTATCTTTATATTGGCGAAACGATTAATATCCCTGGTTATGTTGCTGAAGATTATACTATCCAGTCTGGAGATTCTTTTTGGTCCATTGCTTATTCTAGAAACATACCTTTAGACTCAGTATTTCTCTTAAACCCAATGGTCAATCCTAACTTTCTGCAAGTAGGACAAACAATTCGGGTTCCGTTACGTGTTACTTGGAGAATCGTAAATGGGAAAAACAATTATACGTATGAGTCTATGGTTACAGATATCAATAGATTGGTTATGGTGTATCCTTTTATTTTCCAACGATCAATCGGTGAATCTGTTATGGGAAAATCGATCCCTGAAATCAAAGTTGGAAGAGGGAATGAGACTGTACATGTAGATGGTTCCTTCCATGCAAATGAATGGATTACAACTTCCATTATCATGACATTTTTAAATGATTACCTACTTTCTCTAACAAATCAAACATCCATTAGAGGTCTCGACATGCTCCCCTATTATAATTCTAAAATGTTGTCAGTTGTACCGATGGTTAATCCAGATGGGGTAAACCTCGTTATAAATGGCCCACCTAATGAGGAACCTTTTCAAAGTAATGTTTTTGAGATCAACAATGGCAGCACAAATTTTAATGGTTGGAAAGCCAACATAAACGGTGTTGATTTAAACAATCAATTCCCAGCTAAGTGGGAAATAGAAAAAGAACGGAAAGAGCAAGCCCCTGCTCCAGCGAATTATCCGGGTCCTGAACCTCTATCTGAACCGGAGTCTAAAGCAATGGCTCAATTAACCAGAAACAGTAACTTTTTTAGAGCTCTTGCTTTTCATACTCAAGGTGAAGTCATTTACTGGGGATTCGAAGGCTTAGAACCTCCGGAAGCAGAAACAATTGTACAAGAATTTGCACGTGTTAGTGGTTATACACCCATACAGTATGTAGATAGCTACGCAGGTTATAAGGATTGGTTCATACAAGAATGGCGTCGTCCTGGTTACACCGTAGAGCTAGGTGAAGGGGTAAGCCCTCTTCCTCTAACTCAATTCGATGAAATCTATCAAGAGAGTTTAGGTATTTTTCTGGCAAACTTGTATTTATAG
- a CDS encoding histidine phosphatase family protein, with the protein MKFIFARHCKATGQEREAELTKEGLQQADELSRYLEKYPVHVTRILSSPFTRAKQSIRSFSESKGIEIEVDEPLGERSLSSKPLDDWLEILENSFTVLDQKVRDGESSKEAMERAASLLHELMDSDEDDETVLLMTHGNLLALILKYFDDAYGFEEWKSLTNPDLFLAVREGKEWAVKRMYEE; encoded by the coding sequence ATGAAATTTATTTTTGCACGTCATTGTAAAGCAACGGGTCAAGAACGAGAAGCGGAGTTAACAAAGGAAGGTTTACAACAAGCAGATGAATTGTCACGGTATTTAGAGAAATATCCGGTTCATGTTACACGAATACTTTCTAGTCCATTTACAAGAGCCAAACAAAGTATTAGATCCTTTTCGGAGTCTAAGGGAATTGAAATTGAGGTTGATGAGCCTCTTGGTGAAAGAAGCCTAAGCAGTAAACCCTTAGATGATTGGTTAGAGATTCTAGAGAATTCATTTACAGTGTTAGACCAAAAAGTCCGTGACGGTGAATCATCAAAAGAAGCGATGGAAAGAGCGGCTTCACTACTTCACGAGCTTATGGATAGTGATGAAGATGATGAAACGGTTTTGTTAATGACGCACGGTAACCTTTTAGCGCTTATACTAAAATACTTTGATGATGCTTATGGATTTGAAGAATGGAAGAGTTTAACCAACCCAGATTTATTTTTGGCTGTGAGGGAAGGTAAGGAATGGGCTGTGAAACGGATGTATGAAGAATAA
- a CDS encoding amidohydrolase, with protein MKKAGVTMILDNVKIYQPYEGYKANNIYHIEVHEGRIVGIHKGRYSSSNDQVIDVNGKTIMAGYNDSHMHLLRFGLLKKELDLTQVTSWKEMKEEVEKHYPEIEEEEWIFGKGFNDGQFTDIDHLLTAEDLDEINVNKYMYFMHQDGHECVISKKLLNKLEEEERFHKEPEDFKERDQNGELTGRFKDTAVHYINHHLWERSLQEATEALETAMPHLLKYGVTSVHTDDRSFIGSYKSLWKAYTEAEKRGNLPIQAHLHHYIFDRQDLESFIDSFDKRTGDGTDRVKVGAIKIFLDGTQRLHTAAMRQPYPDQPDSTGNLIYTQEQLNDMVSLASQNGMQVAMHALGDRAVESALTALEQYEANTEKLRHRIIHAQTMGEDLLKRTSKVGAYIETQPSFLMGEWNEKDQWVPETLLPYCDAFHKMIDHDIPITLSSDAPIGSLDPITSVFAAVNRTNTDHEPKGGWMQQERLSKDQSFYGFGVTPAELEFQEKKKGKIQVGHVADFVLLNNHPETVKNHELLNLMVEETWIQGECVFSRE; from the coding sequence ATGAAAAAGGCTGGTGTAACAATGATTTTGGATAATGTAAAAATCTATCAACCTTATGAAGGATATAAAGCAAATAACATCTATCATATAGAAGTTCATGAAGGAAGAATTGTAGGAATACATAAAGGGAGATATTCGTCATCAAATGACCAAGTAATAGATGTGAACGGAAAAACCATAATGGCTGGATATAATGATTCTCATATGCATTTATTAAGATTTGGATTGTTAAAGAAAGAGTTAGATTTAACCCAAGTAACAAGTTGGAAAGAAATGAAGGAAGAAGTTGAGAAGCATTACCCTGAAATTGAAGAGGAAGAGTGGATTTTTGGAAAAGGCTTTAATGATGGGCAATTTACAGATATTGATCATCTTTTAACAGCCGAAGATCTAGATGAAATCAATGTGAATAAATACATGTATTTCATGCATCAAGACGGTCATGAATGTGTTATTAGTAAAAAGCTTCTGAATAAGTTGGAAGAAGAAGAACGATTCCATAAAGAACCAGAAGATTTTAAAGAAAGGGACCAAAATGGTGAACTAACAGGGCGTTTCAAAGATACTGCAGTTCATTATATCAACCACCATTTATGGGAACGTTCATTACAAGAAGCAACTGAAGCGCTAGAGACTGCGATGCCACATTTACTTAAGTACGGTGTAACGTCTGTTCATACGGATGATCGAAGCTTCATAGGATCTTATAAGAGTTTATGGAAAGCTTATACGGAAGCGGAGAAAAGAGGAAATCTGCCAATTCAAGCTCACCTTCACCATTACATTTTTGATAGACAAGATCTTGAGTCGTTTATTGACTCTTTTGATAAACGTACAGGGGATGGAACGGATCGGGTTAAGGTTGGAGCAATCAAAATCTTCTTAGATGGTACACAACGACTTCATACAGCAGCTATGAGGCAACCATATCCTGATCAACCAGATTCAACAGGAAACCTTATCTATACACAAGAGCAATTGAATGACATGGTTTCCTTAGCATCCCAAAATGGTATGCAGGTTGCCATGCACGCCTTAGGTGATCGTGCTGTAGAATCAGCTTTAACTGCCCTTGAGCAATATGAAGCAAATACAGAAAAATTGCGTCACCGAATTATTCACGCACAAACAATGGGAGAAGATTTACTAAAACGCACTTCAAAAGTAGGAGCTTATATTGAAACACAGCCTTCCTTTTTAATGGGGGAGTGGAATGAGAAAGATCAATGGGTACCGGAAACGTTACTTCCTTATTGTGATGCTTTCCATAAGATGATTGATCATGATATCCCAATTACGTTGAGTTCAGACGCACCCATAGGTTCTCTTGATCCAATCACATCAGTTTTTGCAGCAGTTAATCGAACAAATACAGACCATGAGCCAAAAGGAGGGTGGATGCAACAAGAGCGTCTTTCAAAAGATCAATCCTTCTATGGTTTTGGTGTGACACCAGCTGAGTTAGAGTTTCAGGAAAAGAAAAAAGGAAAAATACAAGTAGGTCATGTGGCTGATTTTGTACTTCTGAACAACCATCCTGAAACGGTGAAAAATCATGAACTGCTAAATTTAATGGTTGAAGAAACGTGGATTCAGGGAGAGTGTGTGTTTTCTAGAGAATAA
- a CDS encoding CBO0543 family protein has protein sequence MQVPSFNDIQQERLKLFEMIEVRWESNIVFSWEWWLLIILCFLPWFAWWKVLNRNNALPILFYGLIIMLGNLILDNIGTDLLWWGYPIKLFPFFPPLFTPDFTIVPILMMLIYQRYQSFKSFLIANFILSLIIALIGEPLFIWLGYYELGSWKLIYSIIYYNLFGLFAKWFTQYMANLYENQNKPSP, from the coding sequence ATGCAGGTACCTTCTTTCAATGATATTCAACAAGAACGATTAAAGTTATTTGAAATGATTGAGGTAAGATGGGAATCAAATATCGTGTTTTCCTGGGAGTGGTGGTTGCTTATTATCTTATGCTTTCTTCCTTGGTTTGCATGGTGGAAGGTGCTAAATCGAAACAATGCACTTCCCATTTTGTTTTATGGATTGATCATAATGTTGGGAAATCTCATTTTAGATAATATAGGCACTGATCTCCTTTGGTGGGGATATCCAATTAAGCTTTTTCCCTTTTTCCCACCTTTATTTACACCAGACTTTACGATCGTCCCTATTTTGATGATGCTCATTTATCAAAGGTATCAATCTTTTAAATCTTTTCTAATTGCTAATTTTATTCTGTCACTGATTATTGCATTGATCGGAGAACCATTATTTATATGGTTAGGCTATTATGAACTCGGTTCGTGGAAACTCATTTATTCAATCATTTATTACAATCTTTTCGGTTTATTTGCTAAGTGGTTTACTCAATACATGGCCAACCTTTATGAAAATCAGAATAAACCTAGTCCATAG